GGTCAGCGCCGCACCGGGTGATGCTTCCGCGAGCGAAACCATCATCGTTGATGCGGAAATCAAGTCCTATGCGAAGGTCAGCGGCGTGTCTGGGACGATCAACAGCATCGGATCGGATACCCTCAACAATCTCATGACGTTGTGGGCGGAGGGATTTCGGAAGCAATACCCCAATGTCAAAATTCAAGTGGAAGGGAAGGGATCGAGTACGGCCCCGCCCGCGTTGATCGAAAATACGGCTCAACTGGGTCCCATGTCACGCACGATGAAATCCAGTGAGATTGACGCCTTCGAAGGCAAGTTCGGGTATCCCCCCACCGCGTACCCCGTCGCGGTAGATGCGCTGGCGTTGTTCGTGAATAAAGACAATCCGGTTGCAGGGGTCACCATTGCAGAAGTGGACGCCTTGTTTTCGAAGTCGCGACGCCAGGGGCATACCACAGACTTGACCCGTTGGGGCCAGCTCGGTCATCGCGGCGATTGGGTCAATGCACCGGTGAGTCTCTACGGTCGCAACTCGGCATCGGGCACCTACGGATTTTTCAAAGAACACGCGTTGAAGAACGGCGACTTTAAGGATCAGGTGAAGGAGCAGCCGGGATCGGCCTCGGTGGTGCAAGGCATCAGCGAGGATCGGTACGGCATCGGCTATAGCGGAATCGGATACAGCACATCGGGGGTGAGAATGGTTCCGCTGGCGGCAAAGCCGGGACAGCCGTTTATTGAACCGACCCATGCGAATACGAAGAATGGAACCTATCCGCTCTGGCGGTATTTGTATATCTATGTGAACCAGGCTCCTGGCAAACCTCTCTCCCCCATCGTGAAAGAATTTCTTGCGTACGTCTACAGCAAGGAGGGGCAGTCCGACGTGCTCAGGGATGGA
The window above is part of the Nitrospira sp. CR1.1 genome. Proteins encoded here:
- the pstS gene encoding phosphate ABC transporter substrate-binding protein PstS family protein, producing the protein MLGLLMTACLVSAAPGDASASETIIVDAEIKSYAKVSGVSGTINSIGSDTLNNLMTLWAEGFRKQYPNVKIQVEGKGSSTAPPALIENTAQLGPMSRTMKSSEIDAFEGKFGYPPTAYPVAVDALALFVNKDNPVAGVTIAEVDALFSKSRRQGHTTDLTRWGQLGHRGDWVNAPVSLYGRNSASGTYGFFKEHALKNGDFKDQVKEQPGSASVVQGISEDRYGIGYSGIGYSTSGVRMVPLAAKPGQPFIEPTHANTKNGTYPLWRYLYIYVNQAPGKPLSPIVKEFLAYVYSKEGQSDVLRDGYFPVPGALAEKQLAKIH